From the Amycolatopsis thermoflava N1165 genome, one window contains:
- a CDS encoding TetR family transcriptional regulator C-terminal domain-containing protein, translating into MPRRPRTRARGTASHRPTRSTRAVAWSCPPQGCLMANSVAALSAQDEDVRTRACPLYDETLALFTRRITEARDSGEIDEDIDPESTARALIAVRQGIEFLHKAGLSAEELQRAKNAALEMIERSVGR; encoded by the coding sequence ATGCCGCGGCGACCGCGAACCCGAGCCCGTGGCACGGCGTCACATCGGCCGACACGTTCGACGAGGGCGGTCGCATGGAGCTGCCCTCCGCAGGGCTGCCTGATGGCCAACAGCGTCGCAGCACTGAGCGCGCAGGACGAAGACGTGCGAACCCGCGCGTGCCCGCTGTACGACGAAACGCTCGCCCTATTCACCCGGCGGATCACCGAAGCGCGCGACAGCGGCGAGATCGACGAGGACATCGACCCGGAGTCGACCGCACGCGCCCTGATCGCCGTCAGGCAAGGAATCGAATTCCTGCACAAGGCGGGCCTCAGCGCGGAGGAGTTGCAGCGCGCCAAGAACGCCGCGCTGGAGATGATCGAGCGCTCCGTCGGCCGCTGA
- a CDS encoding SDR family oxidoreductase, translating into MLGVMATDRYGTAAEVAAFVSYLAGPEAAYITGSSLNIDGGFTA; encoded by the coding sequence ATGCTCGGCGTCATGGCGACGGACCGGTACGGCACCGCGGCCGAGGTCGCCGCCTTCGTCTCCTACCTCGCCGGGCCGGAAGCCGCGTACATCACCGGCTCCAGCCTCAACATCGACGGCGGATTCACCGCGTAA
- a CDS encoding pyridoxamine 5'-phosphate oxidase family protein, whose protein sequence is MTCADAPHQLTTADEVESVVGRPAPMITLKQISALDEGCRAVLARSPIAAVGYRDADGASRTTFLGGAPGFVRVHSATRISFTLDGDARGAISFFFLLPGVGEVLRVNGSVAKRKGERIFADVTEAYVHCAQAILRSRLWQPRDPAGPSAAPGGDGPLRGVAEFLAAAPFLALSTWDPAGGSDTSPRGDREAVARILDGRTLVIPDRKGNKRADALHNLLQDDRLSFAALVPGRDEVLHVRGRGAITVDPAHLEPLALRGKPPHAALLVTVEDAEIAVNNAVVDAQPWNPGVDRAPVPDLLAVAGKHVAANSATAAGGAFLLKAVPGATRLLRRVMDRTYRSGLRKEGYDEPPR, encoded by the coding sequence ATGACCTGCGCTGATGCACCACACCAGCTCACCACGGCGGACGAGGTCGAGTCCGTCGTCGGGCGCCCGGCGCCGATGATCACGCTCAAGCAGATCTCCGCCCTCGACGAGGGGTGCCGGGCCGTCCTGGCCCGTTCGCCGATCGCGGCCGTCGGCTACCGGGACGCCGACGGCGCGAGCCGGACGACGTTCCTCGGCGGCGCGCCGGGGTTCGTGCGCGTCCACTCGGCCACCCGGATCTCGTTCACCCTGGACGGCGACGCGCGGGGCGCGATCTCGTTCTTCTTCCTCCTGCCGGGTGTCGGGGAGGTGTTGCGTGTCAACGGTTCCGTGGCCAAGCGGAAGGGCGAGCGGATCTTCGCCGACGTCACGGAGGCCTACGTCCACTGCGCGCAGGCCATCCTCCGGTCCAGGCTGTGGCAGCCCCGCGATCCGGCCGGGCCGTCCGCCGCGCCCGGAGGAGACGGTCCGCTGCGCGGGGTCGCCGAGTTCCTCGCCGCGGCGCCGTTCCTCGCGCTGTCCACTTGGGACCCGGCTGGCGGGAGCGACACGAGCCCGCGCGGGGACCGGGAGGCTGTGGCGCGGATACTGGACGGCCGCACGCTCGTCATCCCGGACCGGAAGGGCAACAAGCGCGCCGACGCGCTGCACAACCTGCTGCAGGACGACCGGCTGTCGTTCGCCGCGCTCGTCCCGGGCCGCGACGAGGTGCTGCACGTCCGCGGACGGGGCGCGATCACCGTCGATCCGGCGCATCTGGAGCCGCTTGCGCTGCGCGGAAAGCCACCGCACGCGGCGCTGCTCGTCACCGTCGAGGACGCCGAGATCGCCGTCAACAACGCGGTGGTGGACGCGCAGCCGTGGAACCCCGGCGTCGACCGGGCACCGGTGCCGGATCTCCTTGCCGTGGCGGGAAAACACGTGGCCGCGAACTCGGCGACGGCCGCGGGCGGCGCCTTCCTACTCAAGGCGGTCCCCGGTGCGACCCGGCTGCTGCGCCGGGTGATGGACCGCACCTACCGCTCTGGCCTGCGAAAAGAGGGCTACGACGAGCCGCCCCGCTGA
- a CDS encoding TetR/AcrR family transcriptional regulator, with amino-acid sequence MPSDDRRLQARRKPRQVRAELTRERILTAAAHVFAEHGYAAGTTNRIAERAGISIGSLYQYFPNKDAILAELLVRHIDRGRWTSADQLDLSPGTLEALVRALVRDAIDNHRDDPQLLRIMIEQAPVSRDLLDTIDRHGKMRVGQVRDLLARHPDVGVRDLDTAAELIVFTVETNTHRAMADPRTTGIEALENELVAMVTRYLRGDRPAPGGQADAR; translated from the coding sequence ATGCCGTCGGACGACCGTCGTCTTCAAGCACGTCGCAAGCCCCGGCAGGTGCGCGCGGAGCTGACCCGCGAGCGCATCCTCACCGCCGCTGCTCACGTTTTCGCCGAGCACGGCTACGCCGCCGGCACCACCAACCGCATCGCCGAGCGCGCCGGCATCTCGATCGGCTCGCTGTACCAGTACTTCCCGAACAAGGACGCCATCCTCGCCGAACTGCTGGTGCGGCACATCGACCGCGGTCGGTGGACGTCCGCCGACCAGCTCGACCTGTCGCCGGGCACGCTGGAAGCGCTGGTCCGGGCTCTCGTCCGGGACGCGATCGACAACCACCGCGACGATCCCCAGCTGCTGCGGATCATGATCGAGCAGGCGCCGGTTTCGCGGGACCTGCTCGACACGATCGACCGGCACGGGAAGATGCGCGTCGGGCAGGTGCGCGACCTGCTGGCCCGTCACCCGGACGTGGGTGTCCGGGACCTGGACACGGCGGCGGAGCTGATCGTGTTCACCGTGGAGACGAACACGCATCGCGCGATGGCCGACCCGCGGACCACCGGGATCGAGGCGCTGGAGAACGAGCTGGTGGCCATGGTGACCCGGTACCTGCGCGGGGACCGCCCCGCACCGGGCGGTCAGGCGGACGCGCGCTGA
- a CDS encoding ArsR/SmtB family transcription factor, with translation MGAVTDRINDHPAAEDITLQGVLDALTDPVRRSIVRQLADSGEDMACGTFDINVTRSTSTHHFKVLRQAGIIRQHYQGTVKLNELRRADLERAFPGLLDTIIESARREAGRQRASA, from the coding sequence ATGGGTGCCGTGACGGACCGGATCAACGACCACCCCGCCGCGGAGGACATCACGCTGCAGGGCGTGCTCGACGCGCTGACCGACCCGGTGCGGCGCAGCATCGTGCGGCAACTAGCCGATTCCGGCGAGGACATGGCGTGCGGCACGTTCGACATCAACGTCACCCGGTCGACCAGCACGCACCACTTCAAGGTCCTCCGGCAGGCCGGGATCATCCGGCAGCACTACCAGGGCACGGTGAAGCTGAACGAACTCCGCCGGGCCGACCTGGAACGCGCCTTCCCCGGCCTGCTGGACACGATCATCGAGTCCGCCCGCCGGGAGGCAGGCCGTCAGCGCGCGTCCGCCTGA
- a CDS encoding MFS transporter, producing the protein MRDSSGLKLAALATGFVMASLDVTVVNVAGSAIQQQLHASLSELTWIVDGYVLVFASLLMLAGGLANRFGARAVYLAGMAVFFAASLACALAPTAGVLIAARLVQGAGAALFMPSSLSLLVFSFPDKRQRTRMLGLWSAIVATSAALGPTLGGLLVSAFSWPSIFLLNLPIGVAGILLTRRCIPPVGGRRVRLAVPGHVLWIAALAALSFVLIEGPRLGWLARPVLAAYVVLGFAAAALVTRERRAEHVVMPWNLFRGAGFTGANLVGFAFNFAVYGGMFMLSLYFQHARGAGPFLAGLELLPMTIWFPLGNLVYSRIAGRIPNGVLLTVFLLVAGVASLAMAGMSTDTPYWVLAVAVAVANVGAGIISPGMTAALVEFAGVAHANVAGAVLNANRQIGTLVGVAAMSVVLGTVTDWNRGPGLSFLLLGGAYLAGAAGAWWLIARSERQARNVRR; encoded by the coding sequence GTGCGTGACTCCTCTGGTCTGAAACTCGCCGCGCTCGCCACGGGCTTCGTCATGGCCTCGCTCGACGTGACCGTCGTCAACGTCGCGGGCAGCGCGATCCAGCAGCAACTGCACGCTTCGCTGTCCGAGCTCACCTGGATCGTCGACGGCTACGTGCTGGTGTTCGCGTCGCTGCTGATGCTCGCCGGCGGCCTGGCGAACCGCTTCGGTGCGCGGGCCGTCTACCTGGCCGGCATGGCGGTCTTCTTCGCCGCCTCACTCGCCTGCGCGCTCGCGCCCACCGCCGGGGTGCTCATCGCCGCGCGGCTCGTCCAGGGCGCGGGCGCCGCGTTGTTCATGCCGAGTTCCCTGTCCCTGCTGGTGTTCTCGTTCCCCGACAAGCGCCAGCGCACTCGGATGCTGGGGCTCTGGTCGGCGATCGTCGCCACCTCGGCCGCGCTCGGGCCGACCCTCGGCGGCCTGTTGGTAAGCGCTTTCAGCTGGCCCAGCATCTTCCTGCTCAACCTGCCCATCGGCGTCGCCGGCATCCTGCTGACCCGGCGCTGCATCCCACCGGTCGGCGGGCGCCGTGTCCGGCTGGCCGTGCCGGGGCACGTCCTGTGGATCGCGGCGCTCGCCGCGCTGAGCTTCGTGCTCATCGAAGGCCCGCGGCTGGGCTGGCTGGCCCGCCCGGTGCTGGCCGCGTACGTGGTGCTCGGCTTCGCCGCTGCCGCGCTCGTCACCCGCGAACGGCGGGCCGAGCACGTGGTCATGCCGTGGAACCTGTTCCGCGGCGCGGGTTTCACCGGCGCGAACCTGGTCGGCTTCGCGTTCAACTTCGCCGTCTACGGCGGCATGTTCATGCTCAGCCTGTACTTCCAGCACGCCCGCGGCGCCGGCCCGTTCCTCGCCGGGCTGGAGCTGCTGCCGATGACGATCTGGTTCCCGCTGGGCAACCTGGTCTACTCGCGCATCGCGGGCCGGATCCCGAACGGGGTGCTGCTGACGGTCTTCCTGCTGGTCGCCGGCGTCGCGTCGCTCGCCATGGCCGGAATGTCGACCGACACGCCGTACTGGGTGCTGGCCGTCGCCGTCGCGGTGGCCAACGTCGGCGCGGGCATCATCTCGCCCGGGATGACCGCCGCGCTGGTCGAGTTCGCCGGGGTGGCACACGCGAACGTGGCGGGCGCCGTGCTCAACGCCAACCGCCAGATCGGCACGCTGGTCGGCGTCGCGGCGATGAGCGTCGTGCTCGGCACCGTCACGGACTGGAACCGCGGCCCCGGCCTGTCTTTCCTGCTCCTCGGCGGCGCCTACCTCGCCGGCGCGGCCGGCGCGTGGTGGCTGATCGCCAGGTCCGAACGTCAGGCGCGGAACGTGCGGCGGTAG
- a CDS encoding helix-turn-helix domain-containing protein — translation MNSVAVATTDGMLHFELALACEVFGSPPDAVRVPWYDLSVCGPRPVRAGRFRVEPDGGFDRLAEADTVIVPALADVDEDPPADLVDAVRAAHESGARVVSLCTGAFVLAAAGLLDGLRATTHWAHTDELAARYPRIEVDPDVLYVDNGRVLTSAGKAAAMDLCLHLVRLDHGSAIANVVARRLVVPPHREGGQAQFVSTPVPEDDGHPLAELLPWVMRRLDQPLTVEDLARQANLSSRHLARHFRAVTGTTPLRWLLAQRIRRAQELLESTDDSIDAIAAAAGMGTATTLRRHFHRAVGVPPDTYRRTFRA, via the coding sequence ATGAACTCCGTCGCCGTCGCCACCACCGACGGCATGCTGCACTTCGAGCTGGCGCTGGCCTGCGAGGTCTTCGGCTCGCCGCCGGATGCCGTACGCGTCCCGTGGTACGACCTCAGCGTGTGCGGCCCGCGCCCGGTGCGGGCCGGCCGGTTCCGGGTCGAGCCGGACGGCGGTTTCGACCGGCTGGCCGAGGCGGACACCGTGATCGTCCCCGCGCTGGCCGACGTCGACGAGGACCCGCCCGCCGACCTGGTCGACGCGGTGCGCGCGGCTCACGAGTCGGGCGCGCGCGTGGTGTCGCTGTGCACCGGCGCGTTCGTGCTCGCGGCGGCCGGCCTGCTGGACGGGCTGCGCGCGACCACCCACTGGGCCCACACCGACGAACTCGCCGCGCGCTACCCGCGGATCGAAGTGGACCCGGACGTGCTCTACGTGGACAACGGCCGCGTGCTCACCTCCGCGGGCAAGGCGGCGGCGATGGACCTGTGCCTGCACCTGGTCCGGCTCGACCACGGTTCGGCGATCGCCAACGTGGTCGCCCGCCGCCTGGTCGTGCCGCCGCACCGGGAAGGCGGGCAGGCGCAGTTCGTCAGCACGCCGGTGCCGGAGGACGACGGCCATCCGCTGGCCGAGCTGCTGCCGTGGGTGATGCGGCGGCTGGACCAGCCGTTGACGGTGGAGGACCTGGCCCGCCAGGCGAACCTGAGCTCACGGCACCTGGCGCGGCACTTCCGCGCCGTCACCGGCACCACCCCGCTGCGGTGGCTGCTCGCGCAACGGATCCGCCGCGCGCAGGAGCTGCTGGAGAGCACGGACGACAGCATCGACGCGATCGCCGCCGCGGCGGGCATGGGCACCGCGACGACGCTGCGCCGCCACTTCCACCGCGCGGTCGGGGTGCCGCCGGACACCTACCGCCGCACGTTCCGCGCCTGA